Proteins from a genomic interval of Haemophilus parainfluenzae T3T1:
- a CDS encoding sulfite exporter TauE/SafE family protein: MSLELILILILCGVMTNIMSAIFGIGGGVLMVPILYTLFPQFPLQMIAATSLTIVMGSSFINLIYFYKQKVSINYKAMLIWSVGMIIGVQLGFELSFYVPDIAIISVFVITLSLLAIRTIFSKESATSQQTTTDETIKGMGLSTFGGFIAGMTGIGGGSIMAPLIGQLKSVKAHQIAPYTNAMMFIGGLGSLYGYLSKNSPHHFGWQIGYVNFSIVIIVVLSAFVTGFLSMKIRGKLSPQLVKKLLGIILLMISAYMLLIHAIK; encoded by the coding sequence ATGAGCTTAGAGTTAATTCTTATTTTGATTTTATGTGGTGTCATGACGAATATCATGTCGGCCATTTTTGGTATTGGTGGCGGTGTATTGATGGTGCCTATTCTCTACACTTTATTCCCACAATTTCCTTTACAAATGATTGCTGCAACATCGTTGACGATTGTCATGGGATCATCCTTTATTAACTTGATTTATTTCTACAAACAAAAAGTATCAATTAATTACAAAGCGATGCTCATTTGGTCTGTGGGTATGATTATTGGTGTGCAGCTAGGATTTGAATTAAGTTTTTACGTGCCAGATATTGCCATTATCAGCGTGTTTGTTATCACACTTTCACTATTAGCGATTCGTACTATTTTTAGTAAAGAAAGTGCAACGAGCCAGCAAACGACAACAGATGAAACCATAAAAGGAATGGGCCTTTCAACTTTTGGAGGATTTATTGCCGGTATGACGGGTATTGGAGGAGGCTCTATCATGGCGCCTTTAATTGGTCAGCTAAAATCCGTTAAAGCCCATCAAATTGCTCCTTATACCAATGCAATGATGTTTATTGGTGGGTTAGGCAGTCTTTATGGCTATCTTTCAAAAAACTCACCTCATCACTTTGGTTGGCAAATCGGTTACGTAAATTTTTCGATCGTGATTATTGTCGTACTCAGTGCTTTTGTGACCGGATTTTTATCGATGAAAATTCGAGGTAAATTATCACCGCAATTAGTCAAAAAACTATTAGGCATTATTTTATTGATGATCAGTGCCTATATGTTACTTATCCATGCTATAAAATAA
- the mazG gene encoding nucleoside triphosphate pyrophosphohydrolase — translation MHYSIQDFIQLIAQLRNPNGGCPWDLKQNYESMIPCLTEETYEVIDAIQKKDIVNLREELGDLLLQVVFFSQLASEDGYFTFDDVLNDISKKIVRRHPHVFGDATAGNEEEALASWNSIKAQEKSVQEKRSILDDIPNAFPALLRAQKMQKQCSKIGFDWDDVEPVLAKVEEELQEVRDEINQTPRNQEKIEEEIGDLFFATVNLSRHLKCNAEEALRKANNKFEQRFRKVEEKAQERGSSVKDLSLIEMDILWDEVKREER, via the coding sequence ATGCATTACTCCATTCAAGATTTTATCCAATTAATTGCACAATTACGTAATCCTAACGGCGGTTGTCCTTGGGATCTTAAACAAAATTATGAATCAATGATTCCTTGTTTAACCGAAGAAACTTATGAAGTCATTGATGCTATCCAAAAGAAAGATATTGTTAATTTAAGAGAAGAGCTTGGCGATCTTTTATTACAGGTTGTATTTTTCAGTCAGCTTGCTTCTGAAGATGGTTATTTCACATTTGATGATGTTCTTAATGATATTTCTAAAAAGATTGTGCGTCGTCATCCTCATGTATTTGGTGATGCAACAGCTGGAAATGAAGAAGAGGCATTAGCCAGTTGGAATAGTATTAAAGCCCAAGAGAAATCAGTTCAAGAAAAACGTTCTATTTTAGATGATATTCCGAATGCTTTTCCTGCATTGTTAAGAGCACAAAAAATGCAAAAACAATGTTCAAAGATTGGGTTTGATTGGGATGACGTTGAACCTGTATTAGCAAAAGTTGAAGAAGAATTGCAAGAGGTTAGGGATGAAATCAATCAAACTCCTCGTAATCAAGAAAAAATAGAAGAGGAAATCGGGGATTTATTTTTTGCAACAGTCAATTTGTCTCGTCATCTCAAATGCAATGCAGAAGAGGCTTTGCGTAAGGCGAATAATAAATTTGAACAACGTTTTCGTAAAGTAGAAGAAAAAGCACAGGAGCGAGGTTCATCAGTTAAAGATCTTTCTTTAATTGAAATGGATATCTTGTGGGATGAAGTGAAAAGAGAAGAAAGATAA
- a CDS encoding chemotaxis protein, whose translation MFGFLTKKEKYILLVGPLMLVAIILFQGWQANHWRAEAAKEEQLKQQWEASYIALNESVDKFNEQQKALTEAVNQLKISQTKQTQDLKNALKKHQDWADTFIPDDVSGVFNYTENH comes from the coding sequence ATGTTTGGGTTCTTAACGAAAAAAGAAAAATACATTTTATTGGTTGGCCCGCTCATGCTTGTGGCAATTATCCTGTTTCAAGGGTGGCAAGCTAACCACTGGCGAGCTGAAGCCGCCAAAGAAGAACAATTAAAACAACAATGGGAAGCGTCTTACATTGCCTTAAATGAAAGCGTGGATAAATTCAATGAGCAACAAAAAGCACTCACGGAAGCCGTTAATCAATTAAAAATCTCTCAAACCAAGCAAACACAGGATTTAAAAAATGCACTTAAAAAACACCAAGATTGGGCTGACACTTTTATCCCTGATGATGTTAGCGGCGTGTTCAACTACACCGAAAATCATTAA
- a CDS encoding tail protein X, protein MEVYAQQNDNLDAILYRYFGRSEGLLEIACELNPHLMDKPVIPIRTPVILPETDTEKISVASDTIQLWS, encoded by the coding sequence ATGGAAGTTTACGCACAACAAAATGACAACTTGGACGCCATTCTTTATCGCTATTTTGGCCGCAGTGAAGGACTTTTAGAAATTGCGTGTGAATTAAATCCGCATTTAATGGATAAACCAGTCATTCCAATCAGGACACCAGTAATATTGCCAGAAACTGACACAGAAAAGATCAGCGTGGCAAGTGACACTATACAACTTTGGAGCTGA
- a CDS encoding solute:sodium symporter family transporter, with the protein MLLTVLSFLIVTALVAYISWLRTKNDDLTTSKGYFLAGRGLSGIVIGCSMVLTSLSTEQLIGVNANSYQNNFSIIAWTVPTVIPLCFLALYMLPKYLRNGYTTIPEFFENRFDRQTRLIMSGLFLVFYLLIVIPTALYTGAIAFNKIFNLETIFGLSYAQAIVYTVIAIGVVGAIYAIFGGLKAVAVSDTINAVILVIGALLVPVFALLYLGNGSISEGLNIITTTHVEKWNAIGSSTDSTPWPTIFTGIMVVHFFYWTTNQAIVQRCLGAKDLASGQKGILIAALFLLTLPIILNLPGLLSFHILGEGLNPIDTSYPLLVNKVMPTALQGFFIAALFGAILSTFNSFLNSAATIYCKDLLPSISKKQRTDQELIVYAKKVSTIMAIVTMIIGPLLMFGTDGIFLITKRFAGFVNIPIVALFAVGLFNKTVSGLAARIALLVHVVLYFSIVWVFKVKINFVYVMGGLFVFDVVLMLILGQFLKREPYVENTINKGDVDLTNWKYIKVTSVSLILGLIALYTFLSPVGLASPDGNPMLVLEVYAVLQLIVLIVFRPKNEKTEHQLHLSNQH; encoded by the coding sequence ATGCTATTAACGGTTTTGAGTTTCCTCATCGTAACGGCTTTAGTGGCCTATATTTCATGGCTACGTACTAAAAACGATGATTTAACCACCTCGAAAGGTTATTTCTTAGCGGGACGAGGATTAAGCGGTATTGTGATTGGTTGCTCAATGGTGTTAACTTCACTTTCTACTGAGCAATTGATTGGGGTGAATGCCAATTCTTATCAAAACAACTTTTCTATTATTGCGTGGACAGTGCCAACGGTGATTCCGCTTTGTTTCTTGGCGCTTTATATGTTGCCGAAATATTTGCGTAACGGTTATACCACCATTCCTGAATTCTTTGAAAATCGCTTTGACCGTCAAACTCGTTTGATTATGTCAGGGTTATTCTTAGTCTTCTATCTTTTAATCGTTATTCCGACCGCACTTTATACTGGGGCAATTGCCTTTAACAAAATCTTCAATCTAGAAACGATCTTTGGATTAAGCTACGCTCAAGCAATTGTTTATACCGTGATTGCTATCGGTGTAGTCGGTGCGATTTATGCGATTTTTGGCGGGTTAAAAGCGGTAGCGGTTTCCGATACCATCAATGCCGTGATCTTAGTGATTGGTGCTTTGCTTGTACCTGTATTTGCGTTACTTTATTTAGGTAATGGCAGTATTTCAGAAGGGTTGAATATCATCACTACCACCCACGTTGAAAAATGGAACGCTATTGGTAGTTCAACCGACTCTACCCCTTGGCCAACAATTTTTACCGGTATTATGGTTGTTCACTTCTTCTATTGGACAACGAACCAGGCTATCGTACAACGTTGTTTAGGAGCGAAGGATTTAGCATCGGGTCAAAAAGGGATTTTAATTGCAGCGCTTTTCTTACTCACATTACCGATTATTCTTAATTTACCGGGTTTATTGAGTTTCCATATTCTAGGCGAAGGCTTAAATCCAATTGATACCTCTTATCCATTGTTGGTTAATAAAGTGATGCCGACTGCATTACAAGGCTTCTTTATTGCTGCACTTTTCGGCGCAATTTTAAGTACCTTTAACTCATTCTTAAACTCTGCAGCGACGATTTATTGTAAAGACTTACTACCATCTATCAGTAAAAAACAACGTACCGATCAAGAATTGATCGTCTATGCGAAAAAAGTCTCTACCATTATGGCGATTGTGACCATGATTATTGGCCCACTTTTGATGTTCGGTACAGATGGTATTTTCTTAATCACTAAACGCTTTGCTGGTTTTGTGAATATTCCAATCGTGGCGTTATTTGCTGTGGGTTTATTTAATAAAACAGTTTCTGGCTTGGCTGCACGTATAGCCTTACTTGTACACGTGGTACTTTATTTCAGTATTGTTTGGGTGTTCAAGGTGAAAATCAATTTCGTGTATGTCATGGGCGGATTATTCGTATTTGATGTTGTCTTGATGTTGATTTTAGGTCAATTCTTAAAACGTGAGCCTTATGTGGAAAATACCATCAATAAAGGCGATGTAGACTTAACCAATTGGAAATACATTAAAGTGACGTCTGTTTCATTGATTCTTGGTTTAATCGCGCTTTATACTTTCTTATCACCTGTTGGTCTTGCTTCTCCAGATGGCAATCCAATGTTAGTGTTGGAAGTGTATGCGGTGTTACAACTCATTGTGTTGATTGTCTTTAGACCAAAAAATGAAAAAACAGAACATCAATTACATCTTTCTAACCAACATTAA
- a CDS encoding terminase large subunit domain-containing protein has product MDEQVINQASPDVTAEIKRKAQQMYFSGYKIAEIARQLDIAASTISSWKDREKWDDVAPVGRVELALETRLNLLIAKEEKSGADYKEIDLLGRQMERMARVKKYSFGDGNEVDLNPKLANRNKGERKKAEQNAIDQEQEELLINGFLDGMFNYQRVWHKAKENRIRNILKSRQIGATYYFAHEAFIDALTTGHNQIFLSASKKQALQFRSYIVNYAKQTADVDLKGETIKLPNGAELIFLGTNSATAQSYHGNLYFDEVFWVPKFDVMRKVASGMAAQKMYRQTYFSTPTTIAHPAYAFFSGKAFNKNRAKADKVEIDISHENLKSGKLCADRQWKQIVSIYDAMEGGCNLFNIDDLIAENSKEEFEQLFLCQFADDNSSAFKFADLQLCQVDSLEEWHDYKPFYQRPFGNREVWLGYDPAFTGDRAALAIIAPPKVEGGDYRVLHWQTFHGMDYEAQASRIKSFCDDYNVTRIVIDKTGMGSGVFQEVKKFYPMAIGLDYNADLKNEMVLKTQNLIQKRRLKFDGNEIITSFMTVKKRITGTGKITYVSDRSEDASHGDLSWAIMNCILNVPYGLNGDVSSNRSTIFTFE; this is encoded by the coding sequence ATGGACGAACAAGTTATTAATCAAGCTTCGCCCGATGTAACGGCGGAAATAAAAAGAAAAGCACAACAGATGTATTTTAGCGGTTATAAAATCGCTGAAATTGCTCGTCAGCTTGATATTGCTGCGTCCACGATTTCCAGTTGGAAAGATCGCGAAAAATGGGATGATGTCGCCCCCGTTGGGCGTGTTGAATTAGCCCTTGAAACAAGATTGAATTTGCTGATTGCCAAAGAAGAAAAAAGCGGGGCAGATTATAAAGAAATTGATTTGCTTGGTCGTCAAATGGAACGCATGGCGAGAGTGAAAAAATATTCTTTCGGTGATGGCAATGAAGTGGATTTAAATCCGAAACTTGCTAATCGAAACAAAGGCGAACGGAAGAAAGCAGAACAAAACGCCATTGATCAGGAACAAGAAGAATTACTGATCAATGGCTTTCTTGATGGGATGTTTAATTATCAGCGTGTTTGGCATAAAGCAAAAGAAAACCGCATCAGAAATATTTTAAAAAGCCGACAAATCGGGGCGACTTACTATTTCGCCCATGAAGCCTTTATTGACGCATTGACGACTGGACACAATCAAATCTTTTTGTCTGCCAGTAAAAAACAGGCTTTGCAGTTCCGATCTTATATTGTGAACTATGCCAAGCAAACCGCGGATGTGGATTTAAAAGGCGAAACTATCAAATTGCCAAATGGGGCAGAATTGATTTTTCTTGGTACGAACTCTGCCACGGCACAATCTTATCACGGCAATTTATATTTTGATGAAGTGTTTTGGGTGCCTAAATTTGATGTGATGCGGAAAGTGGCATCAGGTATGGCAGCGCAAAAGATGTATCGCCAAACGTATTTTTCAACGCCGACCACGATTGCACATCCCGCTTATGCGTTTTTCTCTGGGAAAGCATTTAATAAAAATCGGGCCAAGGCGGACAAAGTTGAAATTGACATTTCGCACGAGAATTTAAAAAGCGGGAAACTTTGTGCCGACCGCCAATGGAAGCAGATTGTTAGCATTTATGATGCAATGGAAGGCGGGTGCAATCTATTTAACATTGACGACCTGATCGCAGAAAACAGCAAAGAAGAATTTGAACAGTTGTTTTTATGCCAGTTTGCTGATGATAACAGTTCCGCCTTTAAATTTGCCGACTTGCAACTTTGCCAAGTGGACAGCTTGGAAGAATGGCACGATTACAAGCCATTTTATCAACGACCATTTGGTAATCGTGAAGTGTGGTTAGGTTATGACCCCGCCTTTACTGGCGACCGTGCAGCGTTGGCGATTATTGCCCCGCCTAAAGTAGAAGGCGGTGATTATCGTGTTTTGCATTGGCAAACATTTCACGGCATGGATTATGAAGCACAAGCGAGCAGAATTAAAAGTTTCTGTGATGATTACAATGTCACCCGCATTGTGATTGATAAAACGGGGATGGGTTCTGGCGTATTCCAAGAAGTGAAAAAATTCTATCCAATGGCAATCGGTCTTGATTACAACGCCGATTTAAAAAATGAGATGGTATTAAAAACACAAAATTTAATTCAGAAACGCCGCCTTAAATTTGATGGTAACGAAATCATCACCAGTTTTATGACAGTCAAAAAACGTATTACCGGAACAGGGAAGATTACTTATGTTTCTGACCGTTCAGAAGATGCAAGCCACGGCGACTTATCATGGGCAATTATGAACTGCATTTTAAATGTGCCTTATGGTTTAAACGGCGATGTGTCAAGTAACCGATCAACTATTTTCACTTTTGAATAG
- the gpM gene encoding phage terminase small subunit yields the protein MRPTKRHFLEVSAAIANAAETEDLSDFTEYEKMCRILARHRKDLKNIQSTERKAAFKKQILPDYLPWITGALSAGTGKQDNVLMTWCVWAIDCGEYHLALQIADYAVFHDLRLPEPFTRTLGTLLAEEFADQAKTAQAANQPFEVSYLEQVQRITAECDMPDESRARLLRELGLLLVEKNPEQALQYLERALGLDQKVGVKGDIKKLRKKLSKADE from the coding sequence ATGCGACCAACTAAACGTCACTTTCTTGAAGTTTCTGCCGCTATCGCTAATGCGGCAGAAACCGAAGATCTAAGCGACTTCACGGAATACGAAAAAATGTGCCGTATTCTTGCGAGACATCGAAAGGATTTGAAAAACATCCAATCGACAGAACGCAAAGCCGCATTTAAAAAGCAAATTTTGCCTGACTATCTGCCATGGATTACAGGAGCGTTATCTGCCGGAACAGGCAAACAAGATAATGTCTTGATGACATGGTGCGTGTGGGCGATTGACTGCGGGGAATATCACCTTGCCTTGCAGATTGCTGATTATGCCGTATTCCATGATTTGCGTTTACCTGAACCGTTCACCAGAACACTTGGCACATTATTGGCGGAAGAATTTGCCGACCAAGCAAAAACCGCACAAGCCGCCAATCAGCCATTCGAAGTGTCGTACTTAGAGCAAGTACAACGTATCACCGCTGAATGTGACATGCCAGATGAAAGCCGTGCGCGATTGTTACGTGAATTAGGCTTGTTATTGGTTGAAAAGAACCCTGAACAAGCCTTGCAATATCTCGAACGTGCTTTAGGGTTAGATCAGAAAGTTGGCGTGAAAGGCGACATTAAAAAATTACGCAAAAAATTAAGCAAAGCCGATGAATAA
- a CDS encoding lysozyme encodes MIKRTAKYACSVVAIVGLALSLHGHEIRTSEKGLLLTGNAEGCQRVPYNCPADVLTFGLGTTDAVEKVIPHKVYTDEEIANAFTKGIKQAEKCVNTYANGQAMPQGAFDALVSITFNAGCGNLKNSTLFKMARKGYSKAMCGQFERWIYANGVPLKGLIERRQKEKALCLGS; translated from the coding sequence ATGATTAAACGAACAGCGAAATATGCATGCAGTGTTGTGGCGATTGTAGGATTGGCACTCTCTTTACACGGGCATGAAATTAGAACATCAGAAAAAGGCTTGCTATTGACTGGCAATGCAGAAGGATGTCAAAGAGTGCCATATAACTGCCCTGCAGATGTATTAACATTTGGGCTAGGAACCACTGATGCAGTCGAAAAAGTCATTCCACATAAAGTCTATACAGATGAAGAAATTGCAAATGCCTTTACAAAGGGAATTAAACAAGCCGAAAAATGTGTAAATACGTATGCAAACGGTCAAGCAATGCCGCAAGGTGCATTTGATGCCTTAGTGTCAATTACCTTTAATGCAGGATGCGGGAACTTAAAAAACAGCACGCTTTTTAAAATGGCAAGGAAAGGATATAGCAAAGCCATGTGCGGTCAATTTGAACGATGGATTTATGCAAACGGCGTTCCACTGAAAGGCTTAATTGAAAGACGACAAAAGGAGAAAGCATTATGTTTGGGTTCTTAA
- a CDS encoding head completion/stabilization protein, which produces MSDGAISIKLAPDYEMGAVQKQLEDYGTGEDIIRNDDFFPDISLSDFRNQYRADGTVTEQRLQDALIEAIASVNDELSTFKAQSEHHFLEQIPAPSVNGESVLIYRYKRAVNCLALANLYERYASYDSTNDGEKKMDLLKDSINELRRDARFAISDIIGKRRVDAELI; this is translated from the coding sequence ATGTCAGACGGTGCAATCTCAATCAAACTCGCCCCCGATTATGAAATGGGCGCAGTGCAAAAACAACTGGAAGATTACGGAACAGGCGAAGATATTATTCGAAACGATGATTTTTTTCCTGATATTTCTCTTTCTGATTTTCGCAATCAATATCGTGCAGACGGCACAGTCACCGAACAACGCTTGCAAGATGCATTGATTGAAGCCATCGCCAGTGTAAATGATGAATTATCTACATTCAAAGCACAAAGCGAACATCACTTCCTTGAACAAATCCCCGCACCATCAGTCAACGGCGAAAGCGTGTTGATTTATCGCTATAAACGCGCGGTGAACTGTTTGGCACTGGCTAACCTTTACGAGCGTTACGCAAGCTATGACAGCACCAATGATGGCGAAAAGAAAATGGATTTACTCAAAGACAGCATCAACGAATTAAGACGAGATGCACGCTTTGCCATTAGCGACATTATCGGCAAAAGACGGGTCGATGCGGAGTTAATTTGA
- a CDS encoding GPO family capsid scaffolding protein yields MAKKSKWVVVATEGATTDGRTIQRNWIEEMAESYDPKNTYGARINLDHIKFSVYIPELANAHCFGDVLAVKAEEREDGKLQLLAELQPTDALIALNQKGQKVYTSVEIDTNFADTGKAYLVGLAVTDNPASLGTEMLSFSHNGLNARKLKADNIFSAAIETELDFEGWDGLDHPSVFTKIKALFAKKEKSDDERFSDQSSAIELLAAQQKEILEKLTALQGDFANQQAEIEEMKASNEEIHATFEELKQKPAQAENPRPLVYGEEPETDGRFF; encoded by the coding sequence ATGGCAAAAAAATCTAAATGGGTCGTTGTCGCAACCGAAGGTGCAACAACTGACGGTCGCACAATTCAGCGCAACTGGATTGAAGAAATGGCCGAAAGTTACGATCCAAAAAACACCTACGGCGCACGCATCAACCTTGACCACATCAAATTTTCTGTCTATATCCCTGAACTTGCCAATGCTCACTGCTTTGGTGACGTCTTAGCCGTGAAAGCAGAAGAACGTGAAGATGGCAAATTACAGCTTTTAGCCGAACTTCAACCAACTGATGCACTCATTGCCTTAAACCAAAAAGGACAAAAAGTTTACACGTCAGTGGAAATTGACACCAATTTTGCAGACACAGGCAAGGCATACTTAGTCGGTTTAGCCGTTACGGATAATCCGGCAAGCTTAGGCACAGAAATGTTAAGTTTCTCGCACAATGGCTTAAATGCACGCAAGTTAAAAGCAGATAACATCTTCTCAGCCGCCATTGAAACCGAATTAGATTTCGAAGGTTGGGATGGTTTAGACCATCCATCAGTATTCACAAAAATCAAAGCGTTATTTGCGAAAAAAGAAAAATCGGATGATGAACGCTTTTCAGACCAATCCAGTGCAATTGAGCTTTTAGCCGCACAACAAAAAGAAATCTTAGAAAAATTGACCGCACTTCAAGGCGATTTTGCAAATCAACAAGCCGAAATTGAAGAAATGAAAGCGAGCAATGAAGAAATCCATGCCACGTTTGAAGAACTCAAACAAAAGCCGGCACAAGCCGAAAACCCCCGCCCATTAGTTTATGGTGAAGAACCTGAAACTGACGGCCGCTTCTTTTAA
- a CDS encoding phage portal protein: MSKKSKKSTALSTGNQAQAFSFGEPIPVLDRTEVLNYFESVLMYEKYYNPPINLSYLAKALNASAHHNSAITVKKNILLSTCKTTALLPRTQLEKLVQDYLVFGNAYLEKVENTFGKVIALKSPLAKYMRVGVKKGIFYQIVNGFDEYEFLKDAVFNLINPDVNQEIYGVPEYLAALQSAFLNESATLFRRKYYLNGAHAGSIIYMTDPTQNKDDIESIKTQIRQTKGTGNFKNLFVYIPNGKKDGMQVIPLSDAVAKDDFLNIKNASRDDVLAAHRVPPQLMGIVPNNTGGFGDVEKATRVFFINEIIPLQERLKEINSWVGEEVITFSEYKLLQ; encoded by the coding sequence ATGAGTAAAAAATCAAAAAAATCAACCGCACTTTCTACGGGGAATCAAGCACAGGCGTTTAGCTTTGGTGAACCTATTCCCGTGCTTGACCGTACAGAAGTCTTGAATTATTTCGAAAGCGTGTTGATGTATGAGAAATATTACAACCCGCCGATTAATTTAAGTTATCTTGCCAAAGCCTTAAATGCATCGGCACATCATAACAGTGCGATCACCGTGAAGAAAAACATCTTGCTTTCTACCTGTAAAACGACCGCACTTTTACCACGCACACAGTTAGAAAAACTGGTGCAAGATTATTTGGTGTTTGGTAATGCTTACCTTGAAAAAGTTGAAAACACATTCGGCAAAGTGATTGCGTTGAAATCGCCCCTTGCAAAATATATGCGCGTTGGCGTGAAGAAAGGTATTTTTTATCAGATTGTGAATGGATTTGATGAATACGAATTCCTGAAAGATGCAGTGTTTAATCTGATCAATCCTGATGTGAACCAAGAGATTTACGGCGTGCCGGAATATTTAGCCGCTTTACAATCGGCTTTCTTAAATGAAAGCGCGACATTATTCCGTCGCAAATATTATTTGAACGGTGCGCATGCGGGGTCGATTATTTACATGACTGACCCAACACAAAACAAAGACGACATCGAATCAATCAAAACACAAATCCGCCAAACAAAAGGCACAGGAAACTTTAAGAATTTGTTTGTTTATATCCCAAACGGGAAGAAAGACGGGATGCAAGTTATCCCATTGTCTGATGCAGTGGCAAAAGATGACTTCTTAAATATTAAAAATGCAAGTCGTGATGATGTATTAGCGGCCCACCGTGTACCACCGCAACTAATGGGAATTGTGCCTAATAACACAGGCGGTTTTGGTGATGTAGAGAAAGCAACGCGAGTATTTTTTATCAATGAGATTATCCCACTGCAAGAACGCTTGAAAGAGATTAATAGTTGGGTAGGGGAAGAAGTGATTACGTTCTCCGAATACAAATTGCTGCAATAG
- a CDS encoding phage holin, producing MHDTPSKASYTSGLFAFFIGRIADMFSNVNWADVASVTGIVIGVATFLVNWYYKKKDFELKEKELNQRSRSHHHD from the coding sequence ATGCACGACACACCATCAAAAGCGTCTTACACATCAGGATTATTTGCCTTCTTCATAGGACGCATTGCGGATATGTTTTCAAATGTAAATTGGGCAGACGTTGCATCAGTAACAGGTATTGTGATCGGCGTCGCAACATTCCTTGTAAATTGGTATTACAAGAAAAAAGATTTTGAATTAAAAGAAAAAGAATTAAACCAACGGAGCCGGAGCCATCACCATGATTAA
- a CDS encoding phage major capsid protein, P2 family, whose product MNKFTQQKFQAYIAGVAQDNGEDVAFVANGGQFTVTPTMQQKLENAVLESSDFLKRINVVPVTEMKGSALRLGVLSPVASRTDTNTKARETTDIHNLQENLYSCEQTNFDTHLNYATLDSWAKFPDFATRIGKLKADRIALDRIMIGWNGTSVAATTNRVTNPLLQDVNKGWLVQIKEKATPRVMKEAKSGTGKIEIGEGKEYKNLDALVFALKEDFIPDQYRDDTKLVAIMGSDLLADKYFPLINQSKPSEQAAGDAVISQKRVGGLQAVTVPFFPKGTVLVTSLDNLSIYVQEDRMRRHLKDVPERNRVEDYLSSNEAYVVENYEAVAMAENITVLDAPTHA is encoded by the coding sequence ATGAATAAATTTACTCAACAAAAATTCCAAGCTTACATTGCAGGCGTTGCACAAGATAACGGCGAAGATGTGGCATTCGTTGCGAATGGCGGACAATTTACCGTTACTCCTACAATGCAACAAAAACTAGAAAACGCAGTGCTTGAAAGTTCCGATTTCTTGAAACGCATCAATGTGGTGCCAGTTACTGAAATGAAAGGTTCTGCATTGCGTTTGGGCGTGCTTTCACCAGTTGCAAGTCGCACAGATACCAATACCAAAGCACGTGAAACAACGGACATCCACAACTTACAAGAAAACTTATATTCATGCGAACAAACCAACTTTGACACGCATTTAAACTATGCAACGTTAGACAGTTGGGCTAAATTCCCTGACTTTGCGACACGCATTGGCAAACTTAAAGCAGACCGCATTGCATTAGACCGTATTATGATCGGTTGGAACGGCACAAGCGTGGCTGCAACAACCAACCGTGTAACAAATCCATTGTTGCAAGACGTGAACAAAGGTTGGTTAGTTCAAATCAAAGAAAAAGCCACGCCACGTGTGATGAAGGAAGCGAAAAGCGGCACAGGCAAAATCGAAATCGGTGAAGGTAAAGAATACAAAAATCTTGATGCATTAGTTTTTGCATTAAAAGAAGATTTCATTCCTGACCAATACCGTGACGACACAAAACTTGTGGCGATTATGGGTAGCGACTTGTTAGCGGACAAATACTTCCCGCTTATCAACCAATCAAAACCTAGCGAACAAGCAGCAGGCGATGCTGTAATCAGTCAAAAACGTGTTGGCGGTTTACAAGCCGTAACCGTGCCATTCTTCCCTAAAGGCACTGTATTGGTGACATCACTCGACAACTTGTCAATCTATGTGCAAGAAGATCGCATGCGTCGTCACTTAAAAGACGTGCCGGAACGCAACCGTGTGGAAGATTACTTGTCATCCAATGAAGCTTATGTAGTTGAGAACTACGAAGCCGTGGCGATGGCGGAAAACATCACCGTTCTTGATGCACCAACTCACGCGTAA